The genomic stretch CGGCGAGCCGCACCCGGGCAACGTGCTCACCACGAACAACGGGCTGCTGTTCATCGACCTCGAGACGTGCTGCCGTGGGCCTGTCGCATTCGACCTCGCCCATGCGCCCGAAGAAGTCAGCGAGCACTATCCGGGTGTCAACCAAGGCTTGCTCCGCGAGTGCCGGATCCTCGTGCTGGCGATGATCACAACGTGGCGCTGGGATCGAGGCGACCAACTCCCCAACGGGCGCCGGCTGGCCACAGAGTGGCTCAGCCAGATCCGAGCAGCACTCGATCGCAACGGGCTGGATACCCACGGCTGACCGCGGGCCTTCGAGACAAGGCGAACGTCGCCGGTCGCAGCACGTGCCGCTGCAGCAAACCTTGGCCTTGTAGGTCCACCGGTTCAAGGTGATCGTCGCGCGGAGTGATCACGGTCGAGGTCAGGAGCAGTGGTGCGTGACGAGTTGCCGGTCCGGGAATTGGCGAACGACGAGGGCAACCGGCTGTCGCGGATCGTGCAGCGGCCGAGCTCCACGACACCTCAAGGGAACGCGTGTCCGACGGGTTGAGGTACGCGCCGATCGGGGCACCGGCTCACGAGGGCGCGGGGCCGGTTTCACGGGGGCGGCTGGCCGGTCCTCGTCACCGTGAGGACCGCCACGTCGTCACGCGGGGCGGCTCTGGTGAACCGCCGCAGGTCGGCCTCCAGTGACGCGGCCAGCCTGGCAGGCGGCTCTCGCGCCCAGGTGCGCAGGCGCTGCTCCAGCGGGTAGAAGGCGCCCTGCGGGTCGCGGGCCTCGGTGACGCCGTCGGTGCACAGCAGCAGCGTCGCCCCGTACGGGAAGGGGAAGCACACGCTACGGCGCGGCGCGGGAGCCAGCGCGGCCAGGCCGAGGGGCACGGCCGGCACGCCGATCGCCGCCTGGTCGGCGTCGCCTTCGTGGATGACGTACGGCGGGATGTGCCCGCAGTTGACCGCCTCGACCCGCGGTTCCCTGCCGATGTCGAGCACCAACGCGGTGACCATCCGCTCGGGCTCGCCGGTCCGTACGGCGCCCAGGTTGTGCCTTGCCACGGCCGACTCCAGCGCCTCCACGACCCCGGTGAGCGTGTCCTCCCGATACGCCGCTTCCCTGAAGGCCCCCAGCACGGCCAGCGCGGTGCCGATCGCGGGTAGCCCCTTGCCCTGCACGTCCGCGATGAGCACGCGGGTCCCATGGGGAGAGGCGGCCACCTCGTACATGTCGCCACCGACCATCGCGTCCTCCTCCACCGGCTGGTAGAGCCCGTCCACGACCACCTCGCCGGTGCGCAGCGGCAACGGGCGCACGATCTGACGCTGCAGCGCCGCCCCGGCGGAGCGCAGCCTTACAACCTCCTCCTCGCGTCGTACGCGGTAGCGGCAGCTGAGCACGCTGACCACCCCGAACAGTGCGGTGAACGCGATCGCCAGCGCGTCGTCGGCGGGGTCTTTGCCGACGTAGGCCTGGGTCACCGCCACCACCAGCACGACCCACACCGATGCCATGACGGTCGCCCACACGGGACCGAGGCCCGCAACAATGGACGGCAGGAAGATCAGCAGTGGCAGCAGCCGCAGCGTCGTCCCCACGACGATGTCCAGCCCGACCACCAGCACTGTAACGCCGAGGATTCCCACCACGAACACCGGCGTCGAGAGAAGGGGCCGCCCCCGTCCCCGTTCCCGCCCGTCAGCTGCCACGACCGCCCCTTGCTCCTCACTCCCCCGTCCGCCTGGTCATGCCCAGCGGGGAAGGCACAGAAAACAACGGCATTTACCGTTCGCCCAATG from Nonomuraea polychroma encodes the following:
- a CDS encoding PP2C family protein-serine/threonine phosphatase; this translates as MAADGRERGRGRPLLSTPVFVVGILGVTVLVVGLDIVVGTTLRLLPLLIFLPSIVAGLGPVWATVMASVWVVLVVAVTQAYVGKDPADDALAIAFTALFGVVSVLSCRYRVRREEEVVRLRSAGAALQRQIVRPLPLRTGEVVVDGLYQPVEEDAMVGGDMYEVAASPHGTRVLIADVQGKGLPAIGTALAVLGAFREAAYREDTLTGVVEALESAVARHNLGAVRTGEPERMVTALVLDIGREPRVEAVNCGHIPPYVIHEGDADQAAIGVPAVPLGLAALAPAPRRSVCFPFPYGATLLLCTDGVTEARDPQGAFYPLEQRLRTWAREPPARLAASLEADLRRFTRAAPRDDVAVLTVTRTGQPPP